In Phormidium yuhuli AB48, one genomic interval encodes:
- the tsaE gene encoding tRNA (adenosine(37)-N6)-threonylcarbamoyltransferase complex ATPase subunit type 1 TsaE: MTSTSLFLANADATHRLGEKLGQGLPAGTTLLLQGELGAGKTTLVQGIGAGLGIGDRIVSPTFTLINEYDDGRIPLYHLDLYRLESSEVWGLQPQLYWEGLEVEPGLMVIEWAERLPELPPSYLTLEVCYEGDGRQVTVTGTPALMQLWEERCA; the protein is encoded by the coding sequence ATGACCTCAACAAGCCTGTTTCTCGCCAATGCTGACGCTACCCACCGCTTGGGTGAAAAACTCGGCCAGGGATTACCCGCCGGGACCACGTTACTGCTGCAAGGGGAGTTAGGGGCGGGTAAAACGACTCTCGTTCAAGGAATCGGTGCGGGGTTAGGGATTGGCGATCGCATTGTCAGCCCCACCTTTACGCTCATTAATGAGTATGATGATGGTCGCATTCCCCTCTATCATCTGGACCTCTATCGTTTAGAGTCCTCGGAGGTGTGGGGGTTACAGCCTCAGTTGTACTGGGAGGGATTGGAAGTCGAGCCTGGGTTGATGGTGATTGAATGGGCGGAACGGTTACCGGAGTTGCCCCCATCTTATTTGACCTTGGAGGTGTGCTATGAGGGGGACGGACGGCAGGTGACGGTTACGGGGACTCCAGCCCTGATGCAGCTGTGGGAGGAGAGGTGCGCGTAG
- a CDS encoding peroxiredoxin, whose translation MTGLLASPSTAWAMGGTLPPLNQVAPDFTLPSNSGDGEISLSDYRGQWLVVYFYPADFTPGCTLEARRFQEDLPKYLDLNTQILGISADDVDSHQDFCDSEGLRFPLLSDVGGAVSKAYGSWIYSRSVRHSFIIDPEGILRDRFVKVNPSIHSQDVLTRLKDLQTSS comes from the coding sequence ATGACTGGCCTTCTGGCTTCCCCCTCAACCGCTTGGGCCATGGGGGGAACCTTACCCCCGCTGAATCAAGTCGCTCCAGACTTCACCCTCCCCAGTAATAGCGGTGATGGGGAGATTTCTCTCTCCGACTATCGGGGACAATGGCTAGTCGTCTACTTCTACCCCGCCGATTTTACCCCTGGTTGTACCTTAGAAGCCCGCCGCTTTCAAGAGGATTTGCCCAAATACCTAGATCTCAACACCCAAATTTTAGGCATTAGTGCCGATGACGTAGATTCCCATCAAGACTTTTGTGACTCCGAAGGCCTGCGCTTTCCCCTATTATCCGATGTTGGGGGAGCCGTCAGTAAAGCCTATGGGTCCTGGATTTACTCCCGCTCCGTCCGCCATAGCTTTATCATTGACCCCGAGGGCATCCTGCGCGATCGCTTTGTCAAGGTGAACCCCTCGATTCACAGTCAGGACGTGCTGACTCGCCTCAAAGACTTACAAACCTCCTCCTAA